In Acidimicrobiia bacterium, the sequence CCACGGACCCCGACTCCAACCGCCAGGGTCACTATGTCAGGCCACCCCTCTTACACAGAGGATCTGACACGCCCGGACGGTCCTCAACGCAGTCACCTTGCTCGTCGAGGTGGCCTGGCCAATCATGTCGATCCCCCAAGCAATGAGTGTCGACAACGCCTTCGCTCGGACAACACATCCCAACAATCCCTGGACGCTCTGGACCCGGACCTGTCTGTTCTTTGGGGTCGAAGTCGTCGTGTCACCACCCGGAGAGCTCGGCTGGACCAATCACGTTGAAGGCGACAACAACCTGTGGCAGTCCCGCACCATCAACCGTCACTTCTGTCCCGATATCAACGCCGTCCGTGACATCTCCGACACGGCCTGCGACTGGTTCAACACCAAACGCCCCATCCTCGATCCCAACCTCTGTGGCACTCGCTACCCAGCCGAACACATCGCCAACCACCGAGAGGCGCTGCGATGGCCACCCGACACCATCATCGCCGACCACCTCGATACCAAAGGCAAACTCCACATCCCCCTCGCAGCCGGGAGAGTCACCTTCCTCCGCCGCGTCGACCGAGAAACCGTCACCATTGCGCGGACCCGCTGGCCTACCCCCGGCCTCCCAAACGGTGCGCTTGTCATCGCCTCAATCACCACCAGCGACAAGACGCTCACACTCCGACATCGCGGAGAAGACCTGGCACGCCTGCCCTACCCGATCAACAAGCTGGAAACGATGTACTGGCGGTAAACCGTCAACGATGTCCTGACGGTTCCCCCCTACTGCCTAGAGCTCATTGCCTAAGGCACATGGCCACGGCTCACTGCTCGTGTCCGACGGTTCCATGGCCACGGCCTACGGCTCACTGCTCGTGTCCGACGGTTCCATGGCCACGGCCTACGGCTCACTGCTCGTGTCCGACGGCTCCATGCCTATGGCCCAAGGCTCATTGCCTAAGGCCCAGGGCCACAGCTCGCTACTCACGATTGCTGTACTTGTCTACCTCGAGAAACAACCCGTCGATGCCGGTCACCACAATCGCATCACCCTCACCGATCCCCGCCTCTCGCCGGGCGGTCGCCTTCCAGCGAGCCCCATCCACCTGGACCTCGCCGTCGGGAACGAGCGCACCAGCAGCCACGCCTGAACGCCCGACCATGTGTTCCCGGCCGATGGTCGGAGTTGAGAACCGCGCCCTGGCAACCGTCGGCATGGCGAACTGATAGAAGAGCCACACGCCGATGACCGCAAAGACAACACCCCATGCATTGGGAACGATTTGAGGAGATCCGTCGGTGAACGTGAATCCACCGATTAGCTGGAGAGACGCTCCGAGCACGCTCAAGACCCTGAAGCGGCCCCGTTGGTAGTCGACATTGAAGAGCCATGCACCGAGAAGGACCAGCAGGATCCCCCACCATCGCAGGGGGAGGTTGACCAGGCCGTATCCCGCCATGAGCAAGGAGGCGGCTGCCACACCGGCGGCCACTCCGGGCCCGATCGCATAGAACTCGAACGCCGCAATCGCCAAACCGGCGATCAGGAAGAAGAAGGCGGCCTCGGGAGCCAATGCCGTCCGAGCAGTCCGAGTCACAACCCCGGGTTGGCGGAAGCGGACCGGAACCGTGGTCGTGATGGTCTGGCCGTCAACCTCCACTTCACGAACGGTGGAGAGGGAGATCGTCTCTCCTGCAACGACAAAGGTCGCTCCATCCAGGGCGGCGACTGCCTGGCTATCGGCGGGTGGTGTGGCGTCTATGAGACCCGCAAGCGGGGAACTGACTTCAAACGTGTCTTTGAGACTCTCGATGTCCTCGAGTGTGATGCCGGCATGGATCTCCAATCCCCCGCCGGTACCCGCCACCCTCGGACTCAGATAACCGATCTCGGAGCCGAGCGCCGCCAGCCTGACCGGAGCCGCGAGAAACAACTGAAGAGCACCGCCGTAGGCGCGTGCGGGCGCAGGGCCGACCCACACCGCCACAGGCAGCGGAGGGTTGCGAACCAGGTCGATGAGGTCATCGATCTCGTCCGAGAGAGCACCGGGGGAATCTATCTGGATGATCACCGCCAGGGCCCCGTCCTCGGCGGACGCTTCTATCTCATCGATGACGTAGCCGATTCCCAGCCCGTCCAGTGGTCCCTTGATCTCGATGATGTCTACCGGTGCATCACCTTCCTGAGCAGCTACAGGCATCGCGACGACAAGCGCGGCAAGCAGAAGCACCGTGGAGGAGAAGCGGCGAAGCATCACGACATCGTACTCAGAACGTCGAACCTAGGACTCAACCTGACTATGTCTCGCCAATCTCCGATGGTGCTGCCTCACCTCGCTCCGGCTAAAGTTCCCGCTATGTCGAAGGTGCTGCTCGTAGCGGATGCACCCTGGGTTCGAAACCAGGTGGCGGGCGCCCTCAGCGATTCAGGAACCGAATTGCGCGAGGTCACCGATCCGCGTGCTGCGGTCGATGAGGTCATCGACTTCGATCCCGACGTGATCATCATCGATATGCAGATCGGGAGCATGGGCGGCATGGCCGTCGCCAGAGCCGTTCGCGATAGTGCGTATGAGACTCATCTCGCCGACGTTCCGCTTGTGCTGCTACTCGATCGGGCCGCCGACGCGTTCATCGCCAAGCGGGCTTCGGCTCATGCCTGGCTCACGAAGCCCTTAACCGCCCAGGATCTCCGGGCCACTTTGGAGCAGGTGCAGGGCGCCGGGGCCATCCGCTGACGGGGTTCCACCCCGGTGCGACGGCACGACCATGATCCCACTGTTGGCCATATTGACCGTGTGTGTCACTGCTTCCGGTTTTCTCTCCGGTTCGGAGACCGCGCTCATTGCCATCCCGCGCGAGCGGGTGCACCAACTCGAGGACAAGAGTCGGAGTGGCCGGTATCTCGCCTTGCTTACAAGTGATCCCGAGCGAACGCTCGGCACATTGCTGGTCGCCAACAACTTCGTGAACATCCTCGGTGCTTCGGTCGCCACCGTCATCGCCATCCAGCTCATTGAAGGTGGTTTCGGCGAAGAGGCGGGATCGGTTTGGGGCCCGTGGGCGTCGACCCTGCTGTTCACAGCCCTCATCCTCATTGTCGGCGAGATTACGCCGAAGACCCTGGCTGCACGGTACCCGGATCAATTCTCGCTGGTGGTTGCCCGACCCATCTGGTTTCTCACCCGAGCGATCAGCCCCATTACCCGCGTGTTCGTGGGTATTGGCAGAGCCATTCTCCGTCTGTTCGGGGCGACGGACCTATGGGTGAGCCCGATCACGGAAGGGGACATCAAGGCAATGGCCAAGCTCGGAGAAGCGGCCGGGGAAATCGAATCGGCCGAACGAGCCATCATCGATTCCGTCTTCCGTCTCTCGGACCGGCCGGTGCGCGACGCCATGACCCGTCGGGTCGACATCGTTCCGTTGATTGCGCCCCTCACCAAGGAGAGCATCCGCTCGGCTGTCATCCGGACGGGGCATTCCCGGTATCCCGTCGTTGCAGAGGACGGGAACCTGGATCACATCCTGGGCATCTTCTACGCCAAGGATCTCCTGCGATCCGCAGACAATCTTCCACCGCCGCGCCTCATCCGCCTGCTCCGGGAGCCGCACTACGTGCCGGAGAGCACCCCGGTGCTCGATGTGTTCCAGCAGATGCGTCACCATCGGCTGGGTTTCGCCGTCGTGCTCGACGAGCATGGTGGAGTCGACGGCATCGTGACCATCAAGGATCTGGTGGCTGAACTCGTCGGAGAACTCCAGGACGAGTACGACCCGGGTATCCCGGAGGCTGTTCCGATCGGTCACAGAACGTGGATGGTTGACGGTCGCATGCCTGTGGAAGATCTTGCCGCAGCCATTGCGGAGGAACTGCCCGAAGGCCCCTACGCCACAGTCAGCGGCCTGTTCCTCTTCTTGTCGGGAGACATCCCGGAGGAGGGGTCGATTGTCGAACACGACGGAACACAATTCGTCGTTGACCGCATGGACAAACTCCGAATCGACCGGATTCGCGTGGAGACCGGGTTCGAGCATCCCTGAACCGAGTATCATGCTGCCCCACACAGATCGGGACGTGGCGCAGCATGGCAGCGCGCAGCGTTCGGGACGCTGAGGTCGTGGGTTCAAGTCCCACCGTCCCGACTAGAGAAACACCAGGTGAAGGCCGCCCGCAAGGGCGGCCTCTGGTTTTGGATGTCGTTTCCATCGCGCGTCAGAGGAGGCCTCGTTGTGTGCAACTGACGGTGACGGGTTACATCGGTGGGCTCCTGCGTCTTCTGTCGTAGTCGTTCGTATGGGGTTTGGCCGTCGAGGCCGCCGTGGGGTCGGTTGAAGTTGTAGAAGTCCTCCCACTCTTGCAGCTTGTCGTTGAAGAGGGCGGTGTCGTCGATGACCATTCCGTCGAGCATCCGGTAGAACTCTTCTTCGTCGATCCGATGCGACCTCTCGACCTTGCCGTTGAGACGGGGTGTGGCTGGTTTGATGTAGACGTGTCTGATGCCTCGGTCCAAGACGTGGTAGTGGAATTGGGTGCCGAACTCTCCACCGTTGTCGGTTTGGATCACGTCCACCCGGAAGGGCAGTTTGGCCAGCAGGTAGTCGAGGAACTGGATGGCCGTTTTCTGGTTGCAGCGGGGGTAGACCCTGAGCACTCGCAGTCGGGTGCAGTCGTCGATAGCGGTGAACTGATAGAAGCGTTTCCCGGCTCCTCCCACCGGGGTGATGAACTTGACGTCGACCTGGACGGCGTGCCCCGGCTTGGGTTTCTCATAGCGCTTCCAGCGTTTCTGATAGGTCTTGTGCTTCTGGGAGGCCGGCAGCCGGTTCAGCTCAAGACGCTGCAAGATCCGCCACACCCCCGACTTGGAGACTTCGATGTCGTGGTGGCGCTTCAGATACATGGAGATCTTCCCTGGTCCGAAGTGGTAGTTCTGTCTCAGGTAGATGATCTTGCCCACCACCTCAGCGGAGGTGGCATTAGGACTGTGGTGGGGACGATGGGACTTGTTACGGAGCCCTCGAGCCCTTTCTCCTCGTACCTGCGCAGCCACCGGTAGAAGGTTTGGCGGGTAATCCCGTAATACCGGCAGGTCTGGGCCACGTTGCCGGTCACTTCCTCAGCATGTTGGATGATCGCCAAACGATGATTCACCAGTCGCTGTTGTTCCCTCTCAGTCATCGGTTCTCCTCGTCTAGTTGGAGAACCCTACGTGTAACCAATCTCCGTCAGTTCGACAAGGAGGCCTCGTCCGCGATCCTGGTCCCGGCGGGGAAGAAATCGGTCGCCGAGACGGTCGGCGGCTTGCCGGTCGGCTTCGGTGGTGGCCTGGGCGTAGATGCCCAAGGTGAGCCGGGGGTCGGTGTGACCGAGGCGAGTCTGTGCCGTCTTGATATCGACGCCTTCGAGGACGAGTCCGGCGGCGAACCGCCCAGGCAGCCGGCGGGGAAGCCTATTGGGAGGCAGGTCGGCCATCGGGGACGGTGGTTCGAGTGGTGCTGCCGGTGGCCGGCGGTGGCCGCCCCCTGGTCCGCTCACCTGATCGCTTTCGGCTCTTCGACAATCAGCCCAGAGCCGCCCGCAGTTCGGTTGAATCCATCACACCTTCAAATCGATGGGTGACGACCCCTCTGCCGTCGACGACGAAGACCCATGGCTCCGACGGAAGATTCCATCCCGATGAGGTAACAGCCGGAGCCAGGTGCGCACCATCGGGAACGAAGTCGGGATCCGTGAACCCCGTGTAGATCTCCACGTGCACGAAGTTGACGTTGGGGTAGCCAGCGGCGACCTCCTTGGTCTGTTCGAGCACCGGACCGCACGTTGCCGTGCGGCAGAAGGCAGGGGTGCTGAACACCACTACGGTGGGCGTCCCCGACCGAACAGCTTCGTCTAGAGACATCCGGTAGAAACGTGGATCGGGTTCTGGATCGGTGGTGATGGCGTCGAGGCTTTGGTCCTCCCCGGTCGGTGTTGACACCAGCGGGGCCAAATCGCCAACGTTGGGAGCGATGGTCTCTTCATACACGACCACGGTGCTCGGTGCGAGGGGGCGGCCGGCTTCGGGCACAACCGTCACGTTCCAGGGGCCAGGTCGACTGAAGTCGAAATCGGCTCGATACAGACCAAAGGCGTCCTCGATGATCCAGGTGAAGACGCCGGTGGTGCGCTGTCGCAACTCGGGCTGATCGGCCGGGGCAACCTCGATGGCGATGATGTCCTGCGGCGAGCCAAGGCGACCACCGTCGCTTTCCGCCACCGCGACGTTCAAACGGGACGGCCCGACGGCGACGTCCGTACTCGCGATGATGGAGATGGCTCCATCCGGGAAGCCGCCGGTGTCAGGGCTCGGCTGCTCATTGAGGCCGCCACATGCCGACGCCACCACCACCAGTGTTGCGACGATTGCGATGCGTCTCATTCGGAATCCACCACTTCTGTGGCGATCAGCAGGTCGCCTTCTTGGTGGAACTCGACTCGCACTGGTGCTCCGCTGACCAGGTGATCCCGGATGTGCGAGAGGGGGCCACCCTCGAAGAGGAGGCCCGGTTGGGGGGTCAGTTCGAGAGTCGAGCCGTCGGCTAGCAGGATCGAGAAGCTGCCGACATCGACGAGACCGCCGTCGACGACCACCACTACGCCGGTTTCGTGCTGACTCGAGTGCGGGTCGGTCCCGGCGGGCGAGTCCGCCGGATCAGGTGTCTCCGTCCCGCCGACCGCCGAGCATCCTGCCAGAAGGCCCAGGGCTAGAAGGAGAAGTCCGCGCGCAGCCCGCAACCTCATGTTCCGTCTGAGTCAGCGGTCGCGGGGATTTTGGAATCGCGAGCGATGAGAATGACGAACCCGGCTGCCAACATCAGCAGGAGCAGGGTGGCGATGTTGCCGGCCATCAGGGCGACATTGCTGGTGGACGGTGTCGTCGAGGAACCGCGAGAAGGGGTGGCCCCCGATCCGCTCGCACCCGTGGTGAGGTTCTCCGACCCCGTGGTTCCACCCCCATCGACAGGTTGTGTAGCCGCAACCACAGTCACACGACCGACCATCTCGGGATGGATGATGCAGAAGTACTCGATCACACCCACCTGATCGAACTGCATGGTCCAACTCTCGCCGGTCATCAGGAATCCTGAATCGAAGCTCTCGTCTCGGGCCGTGACAGTGTGCGGAAGTTCACCGATGTTGCTCCACGTGACGCTGCTTCCCGCCTGCACCTCGATGTCCAACGGGTCGTAGGCGTTGTCGACCATGTCGACTACCACCGCCCCCGCGGGGCCGGCGGCGGATCCTCCCCTTTGGTCGACGAGCAATCGATCCTGGTCCCCCCCGCCGGTGTCGTCTCCGCTCGTGAGTGGTGCTTCGCCGCTGCTGTCGGTGACGAGGATGGTGCCGGTCATCTCCGGGTGGAGGGTGCAGAGGTAGTTGAAGGTTCCCGGGCTGATGAAGGTATGGCTCCAGGTGTCGCCGCTCATCATAAAGCCCGAGTCGAACTGGCCGAGGGCGGTGACGGTGTGCGGCAGTTCGCCTAAATTCACCCAACTGACGGTAGACCCGACGGATATCGTGCGACTGCGTGGTTGATAGTCGTTGTCGACAACGTTGATCGCGCCGCGCGGTGCCGCCGGCGGATCCGATGGTGGTGGTGGTGGTGGTGTAGTTGGGTCTGCCGGAGGTGGTGCCTCGCCGCTGCTGTCGGTGACGAGGATGGTGCCGGTCATCTCCGAGTGGAGGGTGCAGAGGTAGTTGAAGGTTCCCGGGCTGGTGAAGGTATGGCTCCAGGTGTCGCCGCTCATCAGTATCCCTGAGTCGAACTGGCCGGCGGCGGTTGCCGTGTGCGGTAGCGCTCCCGTGTTGGCCCAACTCACGGTCGAGCCGACCGCGACGGTCATCGTGCCCGGCAAGTAGTCGTTGTCGATGATCGAGACGTCACCCGTCCCGGGCGGTAGAGGGGGCGGAGGAGGAGGGGGCGGAGGAGGAGGTGGAGGCGGTGGCGGAGGCTCTCCGCCGCTGCCCCCCACCACAACAGTCCCCACCATGTCCGGATGGATGATGCAGAAATACTCGACGGTGGCAGGATTCGTGAAGGTACGCGAGAAACTCTGGCCCGCATCGAAGATTCCACTGTCCCAAGACCCATCCCGAGCGGTGACCGTGTGCTGGCGATCCTGATTGACCCAGGTCACCGTTCCGCCGACGCTCACGGTTATGGATCCCGGCCGAAACGTGTCATCGAGAATCATCACGTCGCCGGTCGGCGGAGGCGGGGGTGGCGGCACTCCTGGGTCACCTGAAGCCGTGGTCACGATGATCGTGCCGTAGTAGCTCGAGTCGTCTCGATCACGGTCGTCCATATACAGATAGGTGCCTTCGACGTCGAACGTGACTGCGAAGCCCTGACCAGGGTCGAGATTGCCAGAATCGAAGTCGACCGGTCCAGAGGTCGTCCGCATGCGGTGTCGGGTCTCGTCGTTGTTGCTCCAGGTCACCGTATCTCCGACGTCGATGGTCAGGTCACGGGGGGTCAACGTGTCGGTGATTGATACGGTCGACTCTGCCGCAGAGGCGATGGGCGGAAACAGGGCGAGCACCACGAGGCTGGCCACCAAACCTCGGAGCATCCTGCGCGCAGAATGGCGAGGCTTGCTTGTCGCTCTCGGAGAGCCGGAAACCGATGCACTCATCGTGGGGTGACCTCGTTGGTTCGTGTTCGTTCGTCGGGGGTGCGTGGTTCAACCCCGCGCTCGGGCAGGTGTGAAGCAGCCTGATGCAAACCTGGTTAGTGAGTCCTCCGGCGGTAGTAAGAAAATCGTAAAGCCGGAGACGGCTCGCACCTGCAAAGCTCGGCTCCATCCGGCACCCTGGTCGCTCGGCGTTCCCGATCGGCCAAACAGCGAGTAGCTCACCGCAGGGCCAGGACTCTCGCCCGGACATCCGGCGGGATGACCGAGTCCGGATCGCGGTGCCCCGCCAGTCCGGTGTGAGCATCGACGAGCGCCGCGTAGAGCGGAGGACAGGTAGGGCAGACTTCGAGGTGACTCTCGACCATGAGAGCTGTATCCGGCCCGAGCACCCCATCTAGATAGTCGGACACGTGTTTCCGAGCGTCCCAGCACCGCATCGGTACCTCCTTGAGCATCATCCGACGTTCGTGACCTTCTGCCAGGGCATCCACCAACATCATCCGCCCCCGTCGCAACCGCTGTTTGGCGGCGGGTAGTGAGACTCCCTGCACCTCGGCGATCTCTCGCACTTTCCACTCTTCAGCATCATGAAGTACAACGGCCGTTCGGTAGGCGAACGGGAGACGGACTAACGCGTCCTCCAGTTCCTCACGTGTCTGCACCCGCTCGGCGACGGCCTCGGGATCAACCGTGTAGTCGTTGTCGTGCCACTTCTCTTCGACCTCCTCGACGGCGACTTCGCGGGCGGATCTCCGCACGCGGTCGATGGCCAGATTGTGCAGAATCCGCCGAAGCCAGCCGCCCAGCGGTGCGTCGCCTCTGAATTGATCACGCCGCTCGATGGCTCTCACCACCGTGTCGTGTACGAGGTCACCGGCGAGATCCGGATTGCGAGTAATGGCCAAGGCAAAGCGGTACAAGTCGTCGAGATGCTCGCCTAGCTCAGCAGTCTCGAACATCAGCGTCCTGCCGACCGGATAAGGGCGTATCCGCCAAGGCCGACCCCGATCGCCACGAGGATCCACGAAGGGCCGGTCAGCAGTCCCACTCCGGTGAGCAGGACCCCGGCGATGCCCGACACCTGCAGATCGGAACGGCTAACGGTCGCCACCGAGCTGGTATCGCCCTGGGCCACCGCCTTGAACAGCTCAACGAGTTCTGAGCGTGACCGACGTCCTGTATAGCGAGCGAGCTCGGTGCCGTCCTTCACGGCGATCAGCGTAGGGGTCCCAATGACCTTCCACGAGGCCACCTGGTCGGGTTCCTCGGTAGCGTCGATCACGAGCAGATCGACCACGCCCTCGTGTTGGGCGGCCACCGCGTCGAGGTCGGACTGCATTGCCCGACACTCGACACAGTGGGGAGTCTTCACCTCGATCAGGGTCGGGTTGTCGTAGTCGGCGAACATCGCTGATGGTGTTCAGACTCGTGCGGTTTCCCGATTGGTGCGGAACCTGAAGATCGCATACAGCGGGCACCAGCCGACCAGTCCGGTGATGAGCGGGACGAAACCGAAGACTCCGAGAAAGGTGCCAAGGCCACCATCCACGGTGCCGGAGAAACCTAGGTAGATGAGAACAACACCGAGGACGACCCGAGCGATCCGATCCCAGCTTGCTTCGTTGATGGACATTGCTGCTCCTTGAGTAGCTTCTTACCCCCCAAAGACGAACGATCCGGCAATTTGGATACAAATGTCGCCGGGACCATCAAGCGGCCCATTCGCTGGGGAGGGATCGGCCACCGGTCGCCGATCCGGCCTTTCTGCGCGGTTTCGATGCAGAGATTTCGTTAACAGACGCTGGAGGACTCTCAAAGGTCGGCGCCGGCATTCTGGCTCCAGTATCGATTCAACAGAGGAGACAGGAAGAATGCTCAAGCGCATCACAGCAGTAGTCGCCACACTCATCACGGCCCTCCTGGCGGTAGGGATCGTGTCGGCGGCAGTTGGACCATCATCCGACGACTCGACATCGACCACCGCCACCAGCGCACCCACCGCGGCCACCTTGCCTGTCCCTGGTGACTCTGAAACCGTCATCTACGAGGTCGGCGATGCCGGCACCGTGACCCTGGCGTCCGACGGTACGGCCTTGTCAATCGTCGCTGCGGAGGCGGCTGAAAGCTGGACGGCGGAGGTAGAAGCAGCCACCGGCCTCGAGGTGGAAGCCGACTTCCGCAACGGCACCCGCCGTCTCCAGTTCAAAGCCGAATTTGAAGACGGTGAGGTTCGGGTCGAGGTTCGTGAGCGAGCCGATGACAATGCTGGGGACGACGACTCGACCAGTACCACGGTGACGATGCCGGATGACTCAGGCACCACGCCGACCTCGTTGCCGGATGATTCGAGCACGACGTCGACTTCGACGCCGGATGATTCGAGCACGACGTCGACTTCGATGCCGGATGGATCGAGCAGCACGTCGACGACCCTGCCTTCGGCCGGTGGTGACGCGGTAACGGTGACCTACGACGCTGGCGGCGGAGGGACCGTGACAATCGCCAGGAAGGGCTCGAACCTTTCGATCGTTGCCACCAATCCTGCGGCCGGCTGGTCACATGAGGTCGAGGTCGCCTCAGGCCTCCAGGTGGAGGCCGACTTCCGCAACGGCGGTCGTCGTATCCAGTTCGATGCAGAGATCGAAGATGGAGAGGTTCGCATCCGGATTAGAGAGAGCAATGGCTAGGTCGAACTAGCGAGCTTGCGCTCGAACCAACTGCCCGGAGCCGATCCTCCCCCCGGCTCCGGGCAGTTGGTGTCCGGTTCGAATTCCGTGGCAGGGATCGATTTCAAGGCGATCCGGGCTCGGATCGGGCCGGTTGCCTCGAAGCAGCTCAGACGCTGGCGTACGGACATGATCAGCTCGTCACCCTCCAGTTCAACGACGGGCAGTTGCTGCGTTCGCGTACCGGCCCGATCCGCGGACTGCGCAAAGACCAGCGGGTCAGGGTGAGCGTCGACGAAGCGGTGACTTCCCCAGCGCGGTAGAGGGGTTTCTCAGCAACTGGTCTGCCACGCGCCACGCCATTTCGAGCAACTTTGTCCGGGATCGTCCTAGCTTCCCAAGTCGAGCCGAGCGAGAGCCTGCTCGACCTCCCAATGACGCTGCTCAGCGGGCTGCATCAACATCACCGTACGATGTGGGACGGTGGACAGCATGGGTGAGGACCACCGACCTTGGACCTTCCTCACCAGCCATGTACGCGTCCTCATCGTGATCGCACAGCAACCTGACCTGCGAGTCCGCGACATCGACGCCGTGGCGGACATCACGGAACGGTCTACGCAGCGGATCGTGGCCAATCGCGAAGCCGCCGGCTATCTGAGCCTTGAGAGGATCGGCCGTCGCAACCACTACCGGGTCCGATCAACCGAGAACTTCCTCCACCCTCATGAGCAGGGCATCGAAATCGGCTTGCTCCTCGGTTTGCCTGCCGACCTCACAGCGCCGCCGACGAACGGCGCTCACAGACCTGAGCCCTCACCGCCACCGGTCGATCGACACACGGTGCCACGCCCCTCCGCGGGGAGCGTCAGCTCGGTCCATCGAGGTCGTTGGCCTCGTGCCAGTTCTCCACCGCCTCACGGGCGGCGGCCGTGCCCACGATCAGCGCCGCAGCAGGATCAGCCCATACCCCTTCCCCGCCCGCCCATAAGTGCCGGTCCTTCGGAGCCACTGGTCGCACCGCTCTCCGGAAAACCTGCCAGGTAGGAACGGCCTGTGCGGAAGCGGCCAACCATCCATGTGACCTCGGGTCCGCCAACCAAGATTCAGCCAGATCACCGGTCTGAGCGACAACGCCAACTTCTGAGACCGCACCCGATCGGGGCTCGAACACGCACCGTTGGGTGTGCGATAACGCGCGGGTGGTGGGCGATCTGTGCGCTGGATCCCTCGCCGGGGACCGTCGGCGCGCTCGGGTTCGAGTCCTGTGAGGCCACTGCACATTGTCGAACCCAGGATCATCCACCAGAGCATGTATTCCGGGTCTCTTCCTAGCCTGGGAAAGTGTCGTTTCACAAACCTGCCACCGGTTGAGGCCTCGCTTCTACTGAGACGACAGGACCTCAGCCCTCGAGCTCGGAGTGCATTCGAAGCCGCTCAACGCGACGGTGCTCAATCAGTAGCACCACGAACAACACGATGACAACGAGCGTCAACATATTGAGGCCCTCGAGTGAGGCCCCGAGGAAGACGATGGCGGTTATGACGATGGCGCCAACCAGCCGTTCACGCGCCTGAGCTCGAAAGGCGCGCCATACCGCGAGGAATACCCCGACCAGGAACAAGGAGAGGCCGCCGGCCATCATGGCTCGGAACTCCAGCGGGATGGCGTCGCGGGGGTGCAGCGCAATCTCCTCGAGCGCAGCCGCCGCCAGGATGATGCCGGCGACGATGGG encodes:
- a CDS encoding NfeD family protein is translated as MLRRFSSTVLLLAALVVAMPVAAQEGDAPVDIIEIKGPLDGLGIGYVIDEIEASAEDGALAVIIQIDSPGALSDEIDDLIDLVRNPPLPVAVWVGPAPARAYGGALQLFLAAPVRLAALGSEIGYLSPRVAGTGGGLEIHAGITLEDIESLKDTFEVSSPLAGLIDATPPADSQAVAALDGATFVVAGETISLSTVREVEVDGQTITTTVPVRFRQPGVVTRTARTALAPEAAFFFLIAGLAIAAFEFYAIGPGVAAGVAAASLLMAGYGLVNLPLRWWGILLVLLGAWLFNVDYQRGRFRVLSVLGASLQLIGGFTFTDGSPQIVPNAWGVVFAVIGVWLFYQFAMPTVARARFSTPTIGREHMVGRSGVAAGALVPDGEVQVDGARWKATARREAGIGEGDAIVVTGIDGLFLEVDKYSNRE
- a CDS encoding response regulator, producing MSKVLLVADAPWVRNQVAGALSDSGTELREVTDPRAAVDEVIDFDPDVIIIDMQIGSMGGMAVARAVRDSAYETHLADVPLVLLLDRAADAFIAKRASAHAWLTKPLTAQDLRATLEQVQGAGAIR
- a CDS encoding hemolysin family protein — protein: MIPLLAILTVCVTASGFLSGSETALIAIPRERVHQLEDKSRSGRYLALLTSDPERTLGTLLVANNFVNILGASVATVIAIQLIEGGFGEEAGSVWGPWASTLLFTALILIVGEITPKTLAARYPDQFSLVVARPIWFLTRAISPITRVFVGIGRAILRLFGATDLWVSPITEGDIKAMAKLGEAAGEIESAERAIIDSVFRLSDRPVRDAMTRRVDIVPLIAPLTKESIRSAVIRTGHSRYPVVAEDGNLDHILGIFYAKDLLRSADNLPPPRLIRLLREPHYVPESTPVLDVFQQMRHHRLGFAVVLDEHGGVDGIVTIKDLVAELVGELQDEYDPGIPEAVPIGHRTWMVDGRMPVEDLAAAIAEELPEGPYATVSGLFLFLSGDIPEEGSIVEHDGTQFVVDRMDKLRIDRIRVETGFEHP
- a CDS encoding thioredoxin family protein; this encodes MRRIAIVATLVVVASACGGLNEQPSPDTGGFPDGAISIIASTDVAVGPSRLNVAVAESDGGRLGSPQDIIAIEVAPADQPELRQRTTGVFTWIIEDAFGLYRADFDFSRPGPWNVTVVPEAGRPLAPSTVVVYEETIAPNVGDLAPLVSTPTGEDQSLDAITTDPEPDPRFYRMSLDEAVRSGTPTVVVFSTPAFCRTATCGPVLEQTKEVAAGYPNVNFVHVEIYTGFTDPDFVPDGAHLAPAVTSSGWNLPSEPWVFVVDGRGVVTHRFEGVMDSTELRAALG
- a CDS encoding plastocyanin/azurin family copper-binding protein, whose amino-acid sequence is MLRGLVASLVVLALFPPIASAAESTVSITDTLTPRDLTIDVGDTVTWSNNDETRHRMRTTSGPVDFDSGNLDPGQGFAVTFDVEGTYLYMDDRDRDDSSYYGTIIVTTASGDPGVPPPPPPPTGDVMILDDTFRPGSITVSVGGTVTWVNQDRQHTVTARDGSWDSGIFDAGQSFSRTFTNPATVEYFCIIHPDMVGTVVVGGSGGEPPPPPPPPPPPPPPPPPLPPGTGDVSIIDNDYLPGTMTVAVGSTVSWANTGALPHTATAAGQFDSGILMSGDTWSHTFTSPGTFNYLCTLHSEMTGTILVTDSSGEAPPPADPTTPPPPPPSDPPAAPRGAINVVDNDYQPRSRTISVGSTVSWVNLGELPHTVTALGQFDSGFMMSGDTWSHTFISPGTFNYLCTLHPEMTGTILVTDSSGEAPLTSGDDTGGGDQDRLLVDQRGGSAAGPAGAVVVDMVDNAYDPLDIEVQAGSSVTWSNIGELPHTVTARDESFDSGFLMTGESWTMQFDQVGVIEYFCIIHPEMVGRVTVVAATQPVDGGGTTGSENLTTGASGSGATPSRGSSTTPSTSNVALMAGNIATLLLLMLAAGFVILIARDSKIPATADSDGT
- a CDS encoding sigma-70 family RNA polymerase sigma factor produces the protein MFETAELGEHLDDLYRFALAITRNPDLAGDLVHDTVVRAIERRDQFRGDAPLGGWLRRILHNLAIDRVRRSAREVAVEEVEEKWHDNDYTVDPEAVAERVQTREELEDALVRLPFAYRTAVVLHDAEEWKVREIAEVQGVSLPAAKQRLRRGRMMLVDALAEGHERRMMLKEVPMRCWDARKHVSDYLDGVLGPDTALMVESHLEVCPTCPPLYAALVDAHTGLAGHRDPDSVIPPDVRARVLALR
- a CDS encoding thioredoxin family protein — its product is MFADYDNPTLIEVKTPHCVECRAMQSDLDAVAAQHEGVVDLLVIDATEEPDQVASWKVIGTPTLIAVKDGTELARYTGRRSRSELVELFKAVAQGDTSSVATVSRSDLQVSGIAGVLLTGVGLLTGPSWILVAIGVGLGGYALIRSAGR
- a CDS encoding DUF2892 domain-containing protein — its product is MSINEASWDRIARVVLGVVLIYLGFSGTVDGGLGTFLGVFGFVPLITGLVGWCPLYAIFRFRTNRETARV